The following coding sequences lie in one Oryctolagus cuniculus chromosome 7, mOryCun1.1, whole genome shotgun sequence genomic window:
- the SLAMF6 gene encoding SLAM family member 6 isoform X1: MTVLRSPAPVTTAESMFWLFLSLPFVFCLGPGTVVSQSSSTPLVVNGILWEPVTLPLQLPAKESVMIITWLHNGASIAVLQPNGRPGILVTNPAWQKRLNFTQSYSLWLNNLTEAEVGSYSAQMTTENSVIFSNYTLRIFRRLRNLQITSHVQLSENRTCEIHLTCSVENPNDNAWLRWQTPGNTSLSEPNLTISWDPRNDSEHNYTCIAETPANNLSLTVSARGLCEGIFNKENERWDFTWIIIMAPLISIVIIVGIIFWCKRRGSLHLSTQQTQSPVESMWNLEYTSGSPGSTVYAQVTHPSREKENLAPVKNNESVTIYSTVNHSKESKHISSRTTALDNVI, from the exons GGACTGTAGTTTCACAAAGCAGCTCAACCCCATTGGTGGTGAACGGGATTCTATGGGAGCCGGTAACTCTGCCTCTACAGCTTCCGGCAAAAGAGTCGGTCATGATCATCACGTGGCTTCACAATGGAGCATCTATTGCCGTCCTACAGCCAAATGGACGCCCAGGAATCCTGGTGACCAATCCAGCATGGCAAAAACGACTGAACTTCACCCAATCCTATTCTTTGTGGCTCAACAACCTGACAGAGGCAGAAGTGGGATCTTACAGTGCTCAGATGACCACAGAGAACTCTGTGATATTCTCTAATTACACCCTGAGAATCTTCA GGCGACTGAGGAACTTGCAAATTACCAGTCACGTTCAGCTGTCTGAGAATAGGACCTGCGAGATTCACCTGACCTGCTCTGTGGAGAATCCAAATGACAATGCCTGGCTTAGGTGGCAGACCCCAGGAAACACATCTCTAAGTGAACCAAACCTCACTATCTCCTGGGACCCCAGGAACGACAGTGAACACAATTACACCTGCATAGCTGAGACCCCTGCCAACAACTTATCTCTCACTGTGTCTGCCAGGGGCCTCTGTGAAG gtaTTTTCAATAAGGAAAATGAACGCTGGGATTTCACATGGATAATAATTATGGCTCCTTTGATATCTATAGTCATCATTGTGGGGATAATTTTCTGGTGTAAAAGAAGAG gttCCCTTCATTTGTCTACTCAGCAAACCCAGAGTCCTG TAGAGTCCATGTGGAACTTAGAGTACACTTCGGGATCTCCAGGGAGCACTGTGTATGCACAGGTCACTCATCCAAGCCGG gaaaaagaaaacctagcACCTGTGAAAAACAATGAATCCGTCACAATTTACTCCACAGTCAATCATTCCAAAGAG AGTAAACACATTTCTTCCAGAACAACTGCCCTTGACAATGTCATCTAA
- the SLAMF6 gene encoding SLAM family member 6 isoform X2, whose protein sequence is MTVLRSPAPVTTAESMFWLFLSLPFVFCLGPGTVVSQSSSTPLVVNGILWEPVTLPLQLPAKESVMIITWLHNGASIAVLQPNGRPGILVTNPAWQKRLNFTQSYSLWLNNLTEAEVGSYSAQMTTENSVIFSNYTLRIFRRLRNLQITSHVQLSENRTCEIHLTCSVENPNDNAWLRWQTPGNTSLSEPNLTISWDPRNDSEHNYTCIAETPANNLSLTVSARGLCEGSLHLSTQQTQSPVESMWNLEYTSGSPGSTVYAQVTHPSREKENLAPVKNNESVTIYSTVNHSKESKHISSRTTALDNVI, encoded by the exons GGACTGTAGTTTCACAAAGCAGCTCAACCCCATTGGTGGTGAACGGGATTCTATGGGAGCCGGTAACTCTGCCTCTACAGCTTCCGGCAAAAGAGTCGGTCATGATCATCACGTGGCTTCACAATGGAGCATCTATTGCCGTCCTACAGCCAAATGGACGCCCAGGAATCCTGGTGACCAATCCAGCATGGCAAAAACGACTGAACTTCACCCAATCCTATTCTTTGTGGCTCAACAACCTGACAGAGGCAGAAGTGGGATCTTACAGTGCTCAGATGACCACAGAGAACTCTGTGATATTCTCTAATTACACCCTGAGAATCTTCA GGCGACTGAGGAACTTGCAAATTACCAGTCACGTTCAGCTGTCTGAGAATAGGACCTGCGAGATTCACCTGACCTGCTCTGTGGAGAATCCAAATGACAATGCCTGGCTTAGGTGGCAGACCCCAGGAAACACATCTCTAAGTGAACCAAACCTCACTATCTCCTGGGACCCCAGGAACGACAGTGAACACAATTACACCTGCATAGCTGAGACCCCTGCCAACAACTTATCTCTCACTGTGTCTGCCAGGGGCCTCTGTGAAG gttCCCTTCATTTGTCTACTCAGCAAACCCAGAGTCCTG TAGAGTCCATGTGGAACTTAGAGTACACTTCGGGATCTCCAGGGAGCACTGTGTATGCACAGGTCACTCATCCAAGCCGG gaaaaagaaaacctagcACCTGTGAAAAACAATGAATCCGTCACAATTTACTCCACAGTCAATCATTCCAAAGAG AGTAAACACATTTCTTCCAGAACAACTGCCCTTGACAATGTCATCTAA